ctctcagcaAAACCAGATACCTTCGAAGCAAGCAAATCCTAGGGTTTCTCCCTTCAAATTTGTTAGCCATAGCTCTCTCTTCACTTAGATTTTAAATGTAATTCAGATTCATTTCACTTCGCATCTCCTCTCTCATCAAACTTTAGGgctttcctctctctcttccccaAAACCCTCTCCCAAGACGATTTGCAATTCGATCACTCGATCTCGCCATGGAATCCCGTGATTTACCGTCGTCGTCCCCGTCGTCCACCACCAACCGCGACGCCTCCTTCGCCACAGATGCCGAGGACGGCGTTTTCACCGTCGTCGTCGCTCTCGCCAAAGACGCCGCGTTGCATTTCCAGTCGGGCAAGTTCGCCGAGTGCGTCGAGGTCTTGAACCAACTCTTGCAGAAGAAGCAAGACGATCCAAAGGTAGTTTAATTCGCTTCACCATTTTCCGTCGATACTGATCTAAGCGACGTCGTTTCAGTTCTGTATCTGTTGCTCCATGCTTATAGTTCCCGATTGACGATCGTTcttgcgttttttttttcttgctgttTCGCTCTGTGctaatttttatactaactGCTATGCTTCGAGGGATTGATCTGTTTGTtcggtttttaattttatgagatGAATTTCAATTTTGGTACCTTGCTGGAACTGTAGCTAGTGAGCACTTGCAGATGCAGGGTAGCGTCTGTGGCTATAGATGTGAATGTGCATCGGTTGTTCAGCTGGTTTGTGTGAATTTCCACGGGTAAAAAGTGAATGAGCTGTTTAAGTTGTGTTACGAGCTTCTTTCAGTGGATGTCTATGAGAAGGCATTGGCGCAGTGTGATGTGTGGAACTAGTAGGAATGTTGGACGTAAGGAGAAATTTGTTGGACTTGTAGAAGAAACTGCTGCTGTGGATCCAACATGGAAAGTTTGACTGACAAAAGGGATTTTCAGCTCATTCTGGATAAGGAAATCTTTCTATGTTTGATTTGGTTCGTTTAtcgtgtttttaattttggttcttGATGCTAGCTTGATTCGCGGGTTAGTTACTGGTGGCACATGCAACActaataaatttaagttaatgtgtggctttgttaatttttgttcttGATGCTAACCTGATTTAGGGGATAGATAGTTACTGGTCACACATGCAACACTAACATATATACTTGCACGAACTTGCACTCGCATACTTCCATTCAAGTCATTGGATAATACCTTGTTGCACTGTAACGGTTTACTGAATGGTTCACAATCACACCATGTAACTCACATTCATtgtgcaaatatttttttttatcagcattgTGCAAGTATATTTTCCAAGTGAATTGTTTAtctctgttttttttcctttcatggaaTTTCAAATGTTTTGATCCTGAATTTATTTTCCTTGTGTGTTCTCATAACTGTTGAGGTATGCtatatatgaataaattaaaatagttgaAGTGACCTTTGTGGGTGAAAGTGATTTATGTTGAAGAAATAAATGGACTTTTATCGTCACTGTGCGTGTTTTATAGAGCATGGGTGTGGTGTTTCTGCTCTCTACATATCAAGTATCTTgtataaatatacaattaaaaattctgAACATTCAATTTGTGATTTTGTGTATTGCATTTGAGATGACAATTATGTTTTTAGAACGATAAAATTCTCTGCCATTCACATGGAGGCCTGTTATGAGCATGTGAGGACAATGGTTTTAGTGACGAGTTAATATAATCCACTGAATGTTGCATTATCTTTATGTCCCCCCTTGGATCTTAgtgtttatggttttaaatCTGAATATTTCAGGTCCTTCATAATATTGCAATTGCGGAATTCTTCCGAGATGGTTGTTCAGATCCCAAGAAGTTGCTTCAAGTAATTAATGGCATCAAGGTGtgctattttcaatttcatctTGTTTTGGATTTCTGCAAAGTGACAGTTTTGTGATGGGCAgtaggttttatttttcatagatGGTACTTGAAGGAAACCATTTTCACTTGTATTACCTTTATGGATTAAGAAACTGGAACTGCATGCCATTGGCACCAATTGAGAGTAAGatgacaaaattaaaatgaagttaGACCTAGGTCATTATGTGGCctcttttaaattgaatttctgaGCCTTTATAGTGGTTCATGCAAGTATTTTGGGGTCAATGAAATGCTATGTTGGCATGTGGCTTGAGCCAATGGAAAGAGTGTTAAAGATAGTAGAAGGCTATATTTAGTTTCTTTCATTGGAATAAGGATGCAGATAAGATTTAATTACCTGTTGGACCTGGTATACTATAGTTGATCTCAATTTTGTTTTCCaaatccttcttttgggtctcaAATTTATGATATTCTTAAAAGTGGAAACTTTGCATACACATCACCACAATGGTAATATTACAAGTTAGGAAACAGTGGTGAAGAAGAGCTGGATAGCTTTTCCTCATTGAACAAGTATCAAATAAAATTCAGTGCAGAAATTAGGAAGTCTTGTTTAAACTTTCAGTATGTTGGCTTTAAGTTCTCATTTCTCTCATATTTTGCCCCCTAATGAAGTGGTCAAGTGGGGATTACATTGAAaaggttttaacttttaaaattgatttattctGTTTTGGACTGTTTAAATTGCATCTTAAGGCCCTTATCctctatttatttgtattttttacttATCCCTTCTGTTGCTTGGAGTTGATTCAGAGAAAAAATGATGAGCTTGCTCTGGTTTTGGAAGAACAAGGAGAGTCAGTTAACAATGTTGGAAATAAAGTTTTGGGGTCCAAAGGAAGTAATGCTTCGGCACACCAGTTTTCAGGTGCAAACAGCACCAGCACCAGCACCATGTATACAGATGAATTTGACTCTTCTGTGGCAATGCTAAATATTGTATGTTCATTTTGCTccttatattaatttcatttatatcTCTCTTGTTGCTTTGAATGTATgtgatttaattatatatgctGATGTAGCTTTTGTTATTTCAACCTCTTTAGGCAATCATTTGGTTCCATCTTCATGACTATGCAAAGACATTGTCAGTTTTGGAACCTctctttcaaaatattgaaccCATAGATGAGGTATGTCATATAttatttgatgttattttgtttttaaaattacactGATATGTTGATGGCTTTGTTTTGCTCCTTTATTTTGTGTTCTCTTTTCTAAAGCAGACAACAGCTCTACATATTTGCCTTCTGCTGCTTGATGCTAGCCTTGCTTGCCATGATGCATCAAAATCAGCTGTAAGTTCTATTGATAATGTGATTAGTTGGTTTACTTTTTAACAATTGCAAGTTTTGTAGCTTAATGCATTGCTCTCTACCATTATATTCATATCTCataattgtgttatttttattttttaatttccttattAGTGTGTGGTGGCTAGTTATGTGTTCAATGAATATGTAAATATCAATGTTAATACATAATTTATACTTACCTTGACCAGTTCAACCATGAGCCTCTCATTTCTCTGTCAGTCTgttgataataaaatttgatttcctGAGATTAGATGAGGCATTAGCGGTCTATTAGgaataaaataggaaaaaaatcttTCTTCCCAAGCTAATGTTGGGCATGCCAGCTGAATGTTTTCAATGGTGATTTGTCCAACTTATCTgtttcaatccttcatttttagCTATCTGGAAGTTTTCTTTATTGTGCACAAATCATGTACTTAAATAGATAATGATCACACATCAGAGCTAGAAAATGACTTTACAGATTATAAATTAGccataacattatttattaggATATTGATATTAGCCATAACATAAAACCCCTAACACTTTAGGCAACCGGGGTTGGGCATGTCATTGGGTTCATATGCAGGAAATGTGGGTTTACTCTCAACAAGGAGGTTGTGTTGGGAGCTAAACTGACACGATCCAATTTCATTTTGAAAACACTAACCCAGTGTCTATATTTTGTCAGTCAAACTGAAAATTTAATGTGTATAGTTTACTTGCTTTTGATTGTTTTCTCCGATAATATACAATGTTAAACTTTCTTGGCATAAATTCTTACCCTCCTAGTTATAGTATCTGTTTATCTTGAATAATTTGTTGAGCGAGTGGCTTTAAAATTCCACTGTAAGCAGTTTTTTCGTTTCTCTAAGTGTACAAGTGCACTATTCTGAGCTGGAATCTGTTTGTTTAGGATGTGTTGACTTATCTGGAAAAAGCATTTGGTGTTAGTAGCGTGAGTCAAGGTGATAGTGGGAACACAGCACAGCAGCAAGCTGCAAATCTAATTACAAAATCTGTACCTGTTGCCAGTAATGTATCAGCTGCTGATGCATCTAGTTCTGACTTAGGGCCAAGTGCAAATGTATCTGAAAATCATCTATCCAGAGATTTGTCTGAAGATACACTTGATTATGAAGCCATGATTTTGGATATGGGTGGACAAAATCTAGCGAGGCCAATGGGCCCATCTTCAAATGATCTTTCAAGGGCTTTGGTTGACAGGTTTTCTACTGTTGATTTGAAGCTTAAATTGCAACTGTACAAGGTTAGGTTTCTGCTTCTTACTAGGAACTTGAAGCTAGCAAAACGAGAAGTCAAGCTGGCCATGAACATCGCACGCGGAAGGGATTCATCAATGGCTCTTCTTTTGAAATCCCAGCTTGAATATGCTCGTGGTAACCACCGCAAAGCTGTGAAGCTATTGATGGCATCAAATAATCGGACAGACACGGCATTTTCAAGCATTTTCAACAACAATCTTGGGTGCATTTATTATCAGCTTGGGAAATATCAGACGTCTTCATTATTCTTCTCAAAGGCATTAACCAATTGTTCATCACTGCGGAAGGACCAGTCATTAAAGCTAGCCACTTTCTCACAGGATAATTCTctccttataatttataattgtggTGTGCAGTACTTGGCTTGTGGGAAGCCAATACTTGCTGCTCGATGTTTCCAGAAGGCAAGTCTGGTCTTTTACAAACAACCTCTCTTGTGGCTCCGACTCTCTGAATGCTGTTTGATGGCTTTAGAAAAGGGCCTAATCAAATCAAGTCGGGTCCCATCAGAGAAGTTGGGGGTAGGAGTTTGTGTTGTTGGGATAGGAAAATGGAGGCAACTTGTGGTCGAAGATCAGATTTCAGGAAATGGACTTGTGGACTCATCTGAAGGGGATGATTGTCCAAGTGAAGATGGGCGACTAAAGTTATCGATGTCCCTTGCCCGGCAGTGCCTCTTGAATGCTCTACACTTGCTGGACTCCAACAGTGCAAATTGTTTGAAGTCTGGTTTGCCCTCTAATTCGTCTGTGGAGGATAACAATGGAAGTGAAGTGTCGccttcaaaaaattcaaatattaaaaactcaCATGGCATTGATTCAAAGGCATTTTCAGTAGCAGTAGGGTTAGGTCAGGTCAATGCAAATGGGGACACTAAAGAACAAAAGGGAGTAAATAGTCAGGAACTTGTTCAGAACTCCCTCTCCTGTTATGAAAATGTCCGTAATAGAGAAAATCAATTGGTTAAGCAAGCTGTTCTTGCTAATTTAGCATATGTGGAGCTGGAATTGGACAATCCTGTGAAGGCACTATCAGTTGCAAAATCTCTCTTAGAACTTCCAGAATGTTCCAGAATTTACATCTTTCTAGGCCATGTTTATGCAGCAGAGGCTCTCTGCTTGATGAACAGACCAAAGGAAGCAGCTGAGCACTTGTCATTCTATTTGTCTGGGGGAAACAATGTTGACTTGCCTTTCAGCCTAGAGGACTGTGAGAAATGGCAACCGGAGAGGACTGCCGATTTTGAAGAGGTGAATGGAGGATCCACAGCTGCTAagaattcttctcttgaaggCACTCAGAGTATTGTTTTCCTCAAGCCAGAGGAGGCACGAGCAACAATTTATGCAAATTTTGCTGTAATGTCGGCGATGCAGGGTGAATTTGAGAAATCCAATATACTGGTTGCGCAGGCATTGTCCTTATTACCTAACAGTCCAGAAGCCACTCTTACTGCAGTTTATGTGGATCTCTTGCTCGGTAAGCCACAGGAAGCTTTGACCAAATTAAAACGTTGTAGCCGTATTAGGTTCCTTCCTAGTGGAATTACATTGAATAAATCTTCTTGAGTGTTGTATGCTTGGGTTTTGTCATTGTGCCTGGCCCACATCTCAGCGTTAGTTAGCAGGTAGCTTAATCCTTCCATAGCATTTGTAACATATATAAGTTCAATtcagagaatatttttttatgattcatTTTCCTTATAATTCTCAAATTTAGGGTTCACTTACAGGTGGTGGCTGTGTTTTGGTTAGTGCTGGTGCCCACCTTTGAAATTTGAGGTGTAGATCTGATTCGGATtgggtttttactttttagaggCTAATTTGCTTTATATTCAAGAATAGAGGTTATGCCATTGTCACTGTGCTTATATTGAGAAAACTGAAAAGTTGATAGTTATTTTGGAATTCCATTTTGAATCCGACAGAGTTCGCACTTTCTCATTCTCACTCTCCCTCCGTGTGGGTGCTCGTGCCTAGTGCTTTTTCCCAGTTGCTGTTTTGCTATGTATGTATGTTATGCACGGGCAAGTGGCGCTCGTATTTTAACTTAGCAACGATTATTAGTACAAAGCGTTAATACAATGAAGTTTGCGAATTATCACGTCTCTTGGTTAACCTGGTGATTTAGGTTTAATTAGTCTTGTTTGAAATGGAACCGATGCaattgctttatattttataaacagTTTTCACAATTGAATCTTTGCGTCTAAATTTGCGGAGGATTCTCACTATAAGGCAGAAGGGTGATAGAAAATGgatgttatttttcttaaaaacttaAGGCGTGATAAAAAAAgcctttttattattcttttaaaacagactttttttttactacgtGAATGAGTCCATCATGATTATTAGAATATAatgcttatttaattttttaaacatttaagttaatttttaacttttttacattatcaaaagctagtttaaatatttagtaaataacttttttaggagattctaatatttttataaatgttacttgtactgatattttttaaaatttaatttctaatttttttatattttgttctcTTATATctttaaagtatttattaaattattttattattcttttttaaataaaactgttttattatttaaataattgtactgttaattttcatacattttttatattacactttttaaatctttatactattcataatatttaatttattattttaacattatatttCACGAATTtgataaagataaatattagatttattttatttattattatttgaataattttattagataatttattttaactattacattaattatataataaaagaatgaTGTCAACTTaagtgtatatttttattttattttttaaacttaattaaatatattttaagatataataaaattaataatagaatatttaatacgaaaaatataataattgaaaaaataatgaaaataattcatctaaaaataaaaatcgtaagagtttaaaattaattgaaaaactaaaattataacacctcaatatatttttaaaaataaaattaagatttatataaaaatattataaataataaatgtctATAAAAGTGGTTTTAGAAAGTTCCCTACTTGCTCTCTTTGAATCCGCATACATGCACATCATACGAAAATTAATCACTCGTTACTAatgttatttcatattttaattatacgatataacaaacaaaatataagtTTGTCTCAAGTTCAAGATAAAACCACACTTATATATCTtctctctatattttttttaaataacaagttataattttatttttaaaattcgcTTCAAGCATAACTTGATTCATTAAAGTCATTcaatatttctatattttttacgTTAACATGATAAATGGTGAAAATCTTATATCATTGAATATTGTGTATAAAATGTgaccttttttttactaaaatgtgactttaatttttttgactgGAATATGCTTAGTGTACAAAAATGTgactttaattgataatttatgtaATATGCCTTTTATTTTAGCTTAGTGAATAATGACAACAACGATGTTTAAACCTATAacttatataattattcaaatcaCTGACCATTATGCcaattttaatgatttattttatctttagtttTTATGTATAAACAAGAAAGACTGGTTTATTGATGAAGCAAATTATTAATGAGTTTGATTTTCTATTAATAATGATTGTCACAAATGATAAAGATTTTAttccttaattaaataatttaggaattaatttcttgattgattattgaatatgaaataaatcatgtttggttaggacaaaaattattaaaacaactAATTTCAGGGTTCTCTTTTCATAACAGATAATACTCGTCTTTTCTTTTGGCAACTTTTTTGTTATCCTTTCCGTGGTTTCTGGCATGCTTTCTCGAAAGATAATAAgaaagatatttttgtttttccgaATAAAAGAATGATTAgttgattaattaataaatagcaCTACACACACACACCTCTCAACTAAAAAGGAATTCAAACAAATGCTGAGTTAAGATCAGTCTGGATTAATACTTAAGCAACCTAACTCCTAAGTAACATTGCTTAAGCGTTAATatattcctttttttatattttggatgTACTTTAGGGTAATCATGTATTTATGTTCAACATAGAATGTTTTTCTGTATTAATTGTATTGGCTCTGCATGCCAACTCCTgccttaacaaaaaatatatttgttcattGGAATTTTCTTTTACTCCAAAAGAATGTCTCTTGTTATTTAATGTGTTTGTTTTACAGTTATTTCAATATAAGCAGAGGATGAGGGAAAAGAATAGCTCCatcttaatcaaaattaaaatgtgtctaaactataaaattatggATGATAAAATTGACTGACTCGTCAGACCAATTCGTTTTGCTCATTAATTTTGGCAGTTGGATTGGAATTTTTTTACCCTTCAATCCTAATTGATccattttttaagttaatttttgttatggtCCTACTCGGGCCGATTTGAATGGTCGAACTAATTTTGATAGTTCAAAATTTTAAGTTCTATTTTCATTATTGTCATTGCACCTATAAGAaatattctagtttaattttcgTAAGATaagttttttatgattttaaaaactatgAAATGTGTATAAGTTAGTTTAGTTGATTCTTAGGTTCAAAACGAATAAAATCGTACTAGTTAATTTGACATATTTACTTgacttttttagaattttatgttGAATAATTCATAATATAGGAGTAATTAAGATTGGTAAGACTGAAATAatcctaaaattaatttatctaaaCAAGAAAACTGTCTTCAATTTGATACAATATATTAAGgcttaaaatttaaatccaatcattttttaaaattaatattgctcataaatttaaagagaataaacaagtaaaattaaatgttcAATGTATAAGATTTGGATAAATCATGTAGTTTAATGAGAGTAAGaatatctcttaaaaaaaaactctatggGTGACgattcaaattataaatgttgATCGCGACTTCAGTTTGATTTAAGATAATTTGTTGATAGGCCATACGTAACTTAACAACAAATTGTTAgagtttcttttaaaaaaattggtaagagtttaatttttaagtatggtatttgataatttatattgaatgataatttaaaattcctTTACATGATCAGAAGTGAAATATTATCCATAcatatcttatttatttaaatgattaatgatgcatgtaatttcttcaaattttatttgtagaagagttttttcttaatctaagtttttatgtataaaaaatattatcatttacttgttatctatcaataaaaaagtttaaatatgtttttaatttatgatatatatccGAATTTTatatgtgtttttaatttataatatatatccaaattttatatttgatgttTGATAATCATCGATATTtgttataaaatcaaatttaaactaaatttctttctcttctctatttcacccttctttttcaccttttcttctgtcctcttctctcttttccttgAATGATTTCAAAAATCCACCCTCCTTCCTCCAAGACCTCTTTATCCCAATCCCAATCCCAAACGCACC
The nucleotide sequence above comes from Glycine soja cultivar W05 chromosome 11, ASM419377v2, whole genome shotgun sequence. Encoded proteins:
- the LOC114375044 gene encoding CCR4-NOT transcription complex subunit 10-like isoform X2: MESRDLPSSSPSSTTNRDASFATDAEDGVFTVVVALAKDAALHFQSGKFAECVEVLNQLLQKKQDDPKVLHNIAIAEFFRDGCSDPKKLLQVINGIKRKNDELALVLEEQGESVNNVGNKVLGSKGSNASAHQFSGANSTSTSTMYTDEFDSSVAMLNIAIIWFHLHDYAKTLSVLEPLFQNIEPIDETTALHICLLLLDASLACHDASKSADVLTYLEKAFGVSSVSQGDSGNTAQQQAANLITKSVPVASNVSAADASSSDLGPSANVSENHLSRDLSEDTLDYEAMILDMGGQNLARPMGPSSNDLSRALVDRFSTVDLKLKLQLYKVRFLLLTRNLKLAKREVKLAMNIARGRDSSMALLLKSQLEYARGNHRKAVKLLMASNNRTDTAFSSIFNNNLGCIYYQLGKYQTSSLFFSKALTNCSSLRKDQSLKLATFSQDNSLLIIYNCGVQYLACGKPILAARCFQKASLVFYKQPLLWLRLSECCLMALEKGLIKSSRVPSEKLGVGVCVVGIGKWRQLVVEDQISGNGLVDSSEGDDCPSEDGRLKLSMSLARQCLLNALHLLDSNSANCLKSGLPSNSSVEDNNGSEVSPSKNSNIKNSHGIDSKAFSVAVGLGQVNANGDTKEQKGVNSQELVQNSLSCYENVRNRENQLVKQAVLANLAYVELELDNPVKALSVAKSLLELPECSRIYIFLGHVYAAEALCLMNRPKEAAEHLSFYLSGGNNVDLPFSLEDCEKWQPERTADFEEVNGGSTAAKNSSLEGTQSIVFLKPEEARATIYANFAVMSAMQGEFEKSNILVAQALSLLPNSPEATLTAVYVDLLLGKPQEALTKLKRCSRIRFLPSGITLNKSS
- the LOC114375044 gene encoding CCR4-NOT transcription complex subunit 10-like isoform X1; this encodes MESRDLPSSSPSSTTNRDASFATDAEDGVFTVVVALAKDAALHFQSGKFAECVEVLNQLLQKKQDDPKVLHNIAIAEFFRDGCSDPKKLLQVINGIKRKNDELALVLEEQGESVNNVGNKVLGSKGSNASAHQFSGANSTSTSTMYTDEFDSSVAMLNIAIIWFHLHDYAKTLSVLEPLFQNIEPIDEQTTALHICLLLLDASLACHDASKSADVLTYLEKAFGVSSVSQGDSGNTAQQQAANLITKSVPVASNVSAADASSSDLGPSANVSENHLSRDLSEDTLDYEAMILDMGGQNLARPMGPSSNDLSRALVDRFSTVDLKLKLQLYKVRFLLLTRNLKLAKREVKLAMNIARGRDSSMALLLKSQLEYARGNHRKAVKLLMASNNRTDTAFSSIFNNNLGCIYYQLGKYQTSSLFFSKALTNCSSLRKDQSLKLATFSQDNSLLIIYNCGVQYLACGKPILAARCFQKASLVFYKQPLLWLRLSECCLMALEKGLIKSSRVPSEKLGVGVCVVGIGKWRQLVVEDQISGNGLVDSSEGDDCPSEDGRLKLSMSLARQCLLNALHLLDSNSANCLKSGLPSNSSVEDNNGSEVSPSKNSNIKNSHGIDSKAFSVAVGLGQVNANGDTKEQKGVNSQELVQNSLSCYENVRNRENQLVKQAVLANLAYVELELDNPVKALSVAKSLLELPECSRIYIFLGHVYAAEALCLMNRPKEAAEHLSFYLSGGNNVDLPFSLEDCEKWQPERTADFEEVNGGSTAAKNSSLEGTQSIVFLKPEEARATIYANFAVMSAMQGEFEKSNILVAQALSLLPNSPEATLTAVYVDLLLGKPQEALTKLKRCSRIRFLPSGITLNKSS